Part of the Halostella litorea genome is shown below.
GAGGAGAGCGAGGCCGTCCTCGTGAAGGGCGCGCTCGGCGTCTTCGAGGACGAGCGCTTCAGCTACGGCACCGTCGAGGTGCTCCGCGCGGTCGCCGAGTCCGACTGCTTCTCGGTGGTCGGCGGCGGCGACACCTCCCGCACCGTCGAGATGTACGACCTGGGCCGCGGGAACTTCGACCACCTCTCCATCGCCGGCGGCGCGTACCTGCGCGCGCTCACCGGCGAGCCGCTGGCCGCCGTCGAGGCGCTACGGCAGGACTGACAACGGCCGTATCCAGGCCCAGCACGGTTCTCCTTCGCCCGCTACGGCGCGTACGCCTTTGTCCGTGGCCGGGGAACGTCGTGCATGTCCGACGACCGCGACCGGTCGGGCGACCGCCTTGATGCGGAGGACCAGGAGGTCGCCGCCGAGATAGCCGACGAGACGGACCCCCTGCTCGAACTGCTGTCGAACTACTACCGGACCGGCGTGAGCCAGGCCAACAGCAGTCAGACCCGGATCGACGGGACGACGAACTGGGCGATCACGGTGCTCGCGGCGCTGCTGTCGGTCGTGTTCTCCAGGCCGGAGATGCCCGCGTACCTCCTGCTGGTGGGTATCGTCATCCTCGCGGCGTTCCTCTCCTTCGAGGTCCGGCGCTACCGCTTCTACGACCTGTACCGGTCGCGGGTCCGGTTCATCGAGGAGAACGTGTTCGCGAA
Proteins encoded:
- a CDS encoding DUF2270 domain-containing protein, producing MSDDRDRSGDRLDAEDQEVAAEIADETDPLLELLSNYYRTGVSQANSSQTRIDGTTNWAITVLAALLSVVFSRPEMPAYLLLVGIVILAAFLSFEVRRYRFYDLYRSRVRFIEENVFANALDPVGPEHADWRAELSDDLRNPTFKVTTREALSRRVRRVYGLLFTMLGVAWAAKVTLFTPESQWAEAAALPGVPGVAVATALGVFYLAVVAVAKWPGDREAKGEIHDEEPGKWKGR